A region from the Polaribacter sp. Hel1_33_78 genome encodes:
- a CDS encoding PfkB family carbohydrate kinase, translating to MSKLLAVGTVAFDAIETPFGKTDKILGGSGTFVGLAASQFGVETGVVSVVGGDFPASYLNMMNNKRINTDGIEIIKEGKTFFWSGKYHNDMNSRDTLITELNVLENFEPVVPENFKDAGILMLGNLHPLVQAGVLDQMTEQPKLIVLDTMNFWMDIALADLHTVLKRVDVITINDEEARQLSGEYSLVNAAKKIHEMGPKYVVIKKGEHGALLFNEGSMFYAPALPLAEVFDPTGAGDTFAGGFCGYLAKTEDISFENMKNAIVYGSNLASFCVEKFGTERMQELTSDEVKERLQAFKELTQFDIELS from the coding sequence CGATAAAATTCTTGGAGGTTCTGGAACTTTTGTGGGTTTAGCAGCAAGTCAATTTGGTGTAGAAACAGGAGTTGTTTCCGTTGTTGGTGGAGATTTTCCAGCATCATATTTAAATATGATGAATAACAAACGAATCAATACAGACGGTATTGAAATCATCAAAGAAGGTAAAACATTTTTTTGGAGTGGTAAATATCATAACGATATGAACTCTAGAGATACATTAATTACGGAATTAAATGTTTTAGAAAATTTTGAGCCTGTTGTGCCAGAGAATTTTAAAGATGCAGGTATTTTAATGTTGGGTAATTTACACCCCCTAGTGCAAGCAGGAGTTTTAGATCAAATGACCGAGCAACCAAAATTGATTGTTTTAGATACAATGAATTTTTGGATGGATATTGCCCTCGCGGATTTGCATACTGTTTTAAAAAGAGTAGATGTAATTACCATTAATGATGAAGAAGCTCGTCAGCTCTCTGGAGAATATTCTCTGGTAAATGCTGCGAAGAAAATTCATGAAATGGGCCCAAAATATGTGGTTATTAAAAAAGGAGAACACGGTGCTTTGTTATTTAATGAAGGCAGTATGTTTTATGCGCCAGCATTGCCTTTAGCAGAGGTTTTTGACCCTACAGGGGCAGGAGATACCTTTGCAGGTGGCTTTTGTGGATATTTAGCAAAAACAGAAGATATTTCTTTTGAGAATATGAAGAACGCTATTGTTTACGGTTCTAATTTAGCCTCATTCTGTGTTGAGAAATTTGGTACAGAACGTATGCAAGAGTTGACAAGTGATGAAGTAAAAGAGCGCTTGCAAGCCTTTAAAGAGTTAACACAATTTGATATAGAATTATCATAA
- a CDS encoding superoxide dismutase: protein MAFQLPDLGYAYDALEPHIDARTMEIHHTKHHNGYTTKLNGAVAGTDLEGKSIEDILANLDMSNGAVRNNGGGFYNHSLFWSVMNPEGKGYLSGELKGAIEDAFGTKDAFMEAFSKAAATQFGSGWAWLCVLPGGKVEVCSTPNQDNPLMPGVTCGGTPILGLDVWEHAYYLNYQNRRPDYIDAFFKVINWNEVEKRYAEAK from the coding sequence ATGGCTTTTCAATTACCAGATTTAGGGTATGCTTATGATGCATTAGAACCACATATTGATGCTAGAACTATGGAAATACACCATACAAAACATCATAATGGATATACAACAAAATTAAATGGAGCAGTTGCAGGAACTGATTTAGAAGGAAAATCTATTGAAGATATTCTTGCGAATTTAGACATGAGCAATGGTGCTGTTAGAAATAATGGAGGTGGATTTTACAATCACTCTTTATTCTGGTCAGTTATGAATCCTGAAGGGAAAGGATACTTATCAGGAGAATTAAAAGGGGCTATTGAGGATGCATTTGGCACTAAAGATGCTTTTATGGAAGCTTTCTCTAAAGCCGCAGCAACACAATTTGGTTCAGGTTGGGCTTGGTTATGTGTACTTCCAGGAGGAAAAGTAGAAGTTTGTTCTACACCAAATCAAGACAACCCATTAATGCCAGGTGTAACTTGTGGCGGAACCCCTATTTTAGGATTAGATGTTTGGGAGCACGCTTACTATTTAAACTATCAAAATAGAAGACCAGATTATATTGATGCTTTCTTTAAAGTAATTAACTGGAATGAAGTTGAAAAACGTTACGCGGAAGCAAAATAA